GTCCCTGTCGTTCAAGAAGAGAACACGTACTGAGGGGCCACGGTCACGGGTAGAAACGAGTGATCTGCCCGTAGAACACCGACGGTACAGTACAGAAGGCCAGCTATCTTGCTGGTGGGAACCAGCCATAATGACGGTTGTAACTGTTTATCAGTGATCACCCCACCAGGACGGCGATCACCGGTACGAGACTACAACCATCGTTATCAGCTGAGCAACTCGCGTGCGTTGTACCGCCACATCCGGACGTGGAGTACGTCCAGCTCGAGCAGCTTCGCGACTTCGCCGGCGTCGATCGTCGCGAGTCGCTCTGCGGAGATGATCCCCGCCTCAGCGAGTCGCTCCGCGTTTTCGGGACTAACGCCCGTGACGGCCGTCACCGGGGTCGGCCGCGGATACGGCCGCTCTTTTTGCTCCTCCGACTCGTCGTCCTCGGCTCGAGTTCTGACGGCGTCGAACGCCTGCCAGTCCTCGTCTGCGCTGGCGGCGACCCATTCGCGCTCTCGCTCGCCCAGGCCACGGACCTCACTCGAGCGTCGGTCGAGATCGCCGTCGGCCTCGAACGACCACGGCAGGGAGAACTGTCGGCGGAGCGCGGTCGCCACCGATTCGTCGACGCCGACGTCGAGCAGCGACCGGTAGGACCACTCCTTGTTCGCGACCGCCTCGGGCGCAATGCCGGCCGCCTCGAGTTCCGCGCGAGCGGCGGGGTCGACGGTCGTGACGGCGTCACCGGATTCTTCGACGACGTTTTCCTTGCTCACACGAGTCACCGGACTGTCCGTACCTCGAACCATCGGCTCTTGAACGTTACTCTCCTGCGTCGGTCTTGAGTGTGTTGGTGAGTTGATATCTGGGTCGGCGTGAGTGACCGTCGAAGGAGGTGATTCGAACGCCGTCGACGGGTTCATCGGTACACTTACGAGCGGATCGGGAGAAAGCCGGATATGGTTCGTGAAAACATCGACCGAATTGGCGTCGTCGGCGCAGGCACGATGGGGAGCGGCATCGCACAGGTCGCCGCCACGAACGGCTACGAGGTCGTCATGCGCGACATCGAGGACGACTTCGTCCAGAACGGTTTCGAGACCATCGAGGGGAGCCTGGCGCGCTTCGACGAGAAAGGGGTCCTCGAGGAGTCCCCCGAGGCGATCGTCGAACGGATCGAGGGGACGACCGAGCTCGGCGACCTCGCCGCCTGTGACGTCGTCGTCGAGGCGGCCCTCGAGAACATGGACGTGAAAAAAGAGATCTTCGAGGACCTCGAGGCGGTCGTCGACGAGGACGTGCTGCTCGCGACGAACACGAGCACGCTCTCGATCACGTCGATCGCCGCGGCCACGGACTCGCCCGAGCGCGTCGTCGGGCTTCACTTCATGAACCCGGTGCCCATCATGGAGGGCGTCGAGATCGTCGTCGGACAGAAGACCGACGAAGCGGTCGTCTCCCTCGCGCACGACCTCGCCGAGGACCTCGGGAAGACGACCTGGGAGTCAGACGACAAGCCGGGATTCGTCACGAACCGCATCCTGATGCCCTGGCTCAACGAGGGCATCCGCGCCTACGACGAGGGCGTCGCCAGCAAGGAGGATATCGACGCGGGGATGGAACTCGGCACCAACGTCCCGATGGGGCCGCTCACGCTCGCCGACCACATCGGACTCGACATCTGTCTGCACGCCTCGGAGACGCTGTACGAGGAGCTTGGCGACCGGTACAAGCCGGCCTACCTGCTGAAGCGGAAGGTCGAGGCGGGCGAACTCGGCAAGAAGACCGGAAAGGGCTTCTACGAGTACGACTAGCCGCGCCGGCCGATCGCCGAGCGCGACGGCTCCGGTCGTGGCGGACCACGAATACTGTCGCCGAAGGATATTTATCAATCCGTTTCAGTTATCCGAGTGATGCGCCCTCCACTCGCCGCATTCGTCCTCGTGAGCGTCGTGATCGGTGCCGGCATCGTCGGCCTCGCCGTCGCTGCACCACCACCGACCGTCATCTGTGCCGTCTGTGACGGCGACCTCGAGGGAGCCACCGGCCCCGGAACCCTCGACGTCTACCTCGAGGAGAGCGGCGACGCCGAGTGGGTCGAACGCGTCCCGGTCGACGCGACCGCTGCCG
This portion of the Natronobeatus ordinarius genome encodes:
- a CDS encoding DUF7409 domain-containing protein; the encoded protein is MSKENVVEESGDAVTTVDPAARAELEAAGIAPEAVANKEWSYRSLLDVGVDESVATALRRQFSLPWSFEADGDLDRRSSEVRGLGEREREWVAASADEDWQAFDAVRTRAEDDESEEQKERPYPRPTPVTAVTGVSPENAERLAEAGIISAERLATIDAGEVAKLLELDVLHVRMWRYNARELLS
- a CDS encoding 3-hydroxyacyl-CoA dehydrogenase family protein, producing the protein MVRENIDRIGVVGAGTMGSGIAQVAATNGYEVVMRDIEDDFVQNGFETIEGSLARFDEKGVLEESPEAIVERIEGTTELGDLAACDVVVEAALENMDVKKEIFEDLEAVVDEDVLLATNTSTLSITSIAAATDSPERVVGLHFMNPVPIMEGVEIVVGQKTDEAVVSLAHDLAEDLGKTTWESDDKPGFVTNRILMPWLNEGIRAYDEGVASKEDIDAGMELGTNVPMGPLTLADHIGLDICLHASETLYEELGDRYKPAYLLKRKVEAGELGKKTGKGFYEYD